One segment of Polaribacter huanghezhanensis DNA contains the following:
- a CDS encoding DUF6452 family protein, whose protein sequence is MKKPFLYILFLSLLFSACEKDDICLLPTTPKLVLRFYDAANPTTVKKVARLSIWANGKDTILNYKSVALDSVAIPLNINSTQTIYHFKMNTIDGNTANNITDTFTINYTTTEEYVSRSCGFKTIFNNVTMTSTNNWIQSFTPTSLTTIDTQTKAHVQIFH, encoded by the coding sequence ATGAAAAAACCTTTTTTATACATCCTCTTTTTATCCTTGTTGTTTTCCGCTTGCGAAAAAGATGATATTTGTTTATTGCCAACAACTCCAAAATTAGTATTGCGTTTTTACGACGCTGCAAATCCAACGACAGTAAAAAAGGTAGCACGTTTGTCTATTTGGGCCAACGGAAAGGATACGATATTAAATTATAAAAGTGTTGCATTAGATTCTGTTGCAATTCCGTTAAACATCAATTCCACTCAAACTATTTATCATTTTAAAATGAATACAATTGATGGAAATACAGCAAATAATATTACCGATACTTTTACCATCAACTACACAACAACAGAAGAATATGTTTCGCGTTCTTGTGGTTTTAAAACCATTTTTAACAATGTAACAATGACTTCTACTAATAATTGGATTCAGTCTTTTACACCAACTTCTTTAACAACAATTGATACTCAAACCAAAGCACATGTTCAAATATTTCATTAG
- a CDS encoding DUF5362 family protein has translation MEDHLTQNTNSTGLKLNNQAIDFLKETAKWANFLAIMGFIGIGLLVIIALFAGTLFGSLPESNAYAEVGSGLIMLVYLLMAVLYIFPVLYLYRFADKMKTALARKDEDVLSDALMNLKSHYKFIGILTIVMLAFYALGILLALIGGLAAM, from the coding sequence ATGGAAGATCATTTAACTCAAAACACTAATTCAACTGGATTAAAATTAAACAATCAGGCGATTGATTTCTTAAAAGAAACAGCAAAATGGGCCAATTTTTTAGCGATTATGGGTTTTATAGGAATAGGTTTATTGGTGATAATAGCACTTTTTGCTGGGACACTTTTTGGTAGTTTGCCAGAGTCTAATGCTTATGCTGAAGTTGGTAGTGGGTTAATTATGCTCGTTTATTTATTAATGGCAGTTTTATATATTTTTCCGGTGTTGTATTTGTATCGTTTTGCCGATAAAATGAAAACAGCATTGGCAAGAAAAGATGAAGATGTTTTATCGGATGCACTTATGAATTTAAAATCTCATTATAAGTTTATTGGGATCTTAACAATTGTAATGCTAGCTTTCTATGCTTTAGGAATTTTACTTGCTTTAATCGGCGGATTAGCAGCAATGTAA
- the rlmD gene encoding 23S rRNA (uracil(1939)-C(5))-methyltransferase RlmD, with protein sequence MPRRERNKFVKKNQVLELKIEDYAFGGKGIARIKSEEGSFVIFVPNTLPGQLVKAQIQKSSKKYAEAKLIDVIEPSENEVEVPFQDIPGAPYIKLPIDLQHQYKKESTLSLFKRIGKVDNIEDLFDEFVTSPNVFHYRNKMEYGFSAIGYDRVAKHDKDEFTLGFKRRGVWWMGDNLEKDSGLFDKQLEDHLKDIRKYCEETGLEPWHGPKREGFFRYFVVRKSFKTNELLFNLVTTSPELEKFDLQKFAAFLVELFGDRVAGLLHTINDETGDRTIATSGSLELVYGKDKIVEELLGLNFEISMKSFFQTNPKCAEKLYNKVVEYVLEDKSKVDNTVVMDLFCGTGTIGQIVASKSDNAKIVGVDIVASAIEDAKENAKRNNINGLQFYAADVGKFLTAHPAYKGKIKTIILDPARAGIAPKTLQKIIYLNADRMVYVSCNPATQARDAELLREAGYQIKKISLVDQFPHTSHIETVVLFEKG encoded by the coding sequence ATGCCACGTAGAGAACGAAATAAATTTGTGAAGAAAAATCAGGTTTTAGAATTAAAAATCGAAGATTATGCCTTTGGTGGAAAAGGAATTGCAAGAATAAAATCTGAAGAAGGAAGTTTTGTTATTTTTGTTCCCAATACATTACCTGGACAATTGGTGAAGGCTCAGATTCAGAAATCGAGCAAAAAATATGCTGAAGCAAAATTAATTGATGTTATAGAGCCTTCAGAAAATGAAGTTGAAGTTCCGTTTCAAGATATTCCGGGCGCACCTTATATCAAATTACCAATCGATTTACAACATCAATATAAAAAGGAAAGCACGCTATCTTTATTTAAACGAATCGGAAAAGTAGATAATATTGAAGATTTATTTGACGAATTTGTAACGTCTCCAAATGTATTTCATTACAGAAATAAAATGGAATATGGTTTTTCTGCCATTGGTTACGATAGAGTTGCAAAGCACGATAAAGACGAGTTTACTTTAGGCTTTAAAAGACGTGGAGTTTGGTGGATGGGAGATAATTTAGAAAAAGATTCTGGACTGTTTGACAAACAACTAGAAGACCATTTAAAAGACATCAGAAAATATTGTGAAGAAACAGGTTTAGAACCTTGGCATGGACCAAAAAGAGAAGGTTTTTTTAGGTATTTTGTTGTTCGGAAATCATTCAAAACAAACGAATTATTGTTCAATTTGGTGACAACTTCACCCGAATTAGAAAAGTTCGATTTACAGAAATTTGCAGCATTTTTAGTTGAATTATTTGGAGATAGAGTTGCTGGATTATTACATACCATAAACGATGAAACTGGCGACAGAACAATTGCCACTTCTGGTAGTTTAGAATTGGTGTACGGAAAAGATAAAATTGTAGAAGAATTATTAGGATTGAACTTTGAAATCAGCATGAAAAGTTTTTTTCAAACAAATCCAAAATGTGCAGAAAAGTTGTACAATAAAGTGGTAGAATATGTGTTAGAAGACAAATCAAAAGTTGACAATACTGTAGTAATGGACTTGTTTTGTGGAACCGGAACCATCGGACAAATTGTAGCTTCTAAAAGTGATAATGCAAAAATTGTTGGTGTAGATATTGTGGCTTCCGCTATTGAAGATGCAAAAGAAAATGCCAAAAGAAATAACATTAACGGATTGCAATTTTATGCTGCAGATGTTGGTAAGTTTTTAACCGCACATCCAGCATATAAAGGAAAAATAAAAACCATTATTTTAGATCCTGCAAGAGCAGGAATTGCACCAAAAACATTACAGAAAATCATCTATTTAAATGCAGACAGAATGGTGTATGTTTCTTGTAATCCCGCAACACAAGCAAGAGATGCAGAACTGTTGAGAGAAGCTGGTTATCAAATTAAAAAAATTAGTTTGGTAGATCAATTTCCACATACTTCTCATATAGAAACTGTGGTGTTGTTTGAGAAAGGTTAA
- a CDS encoding DUF6768 family protein, producing the protein MKNNTEEIDKLIKETLSQEEAKFYDELEQQTIFEMIGGLFQGKNKWIMFLMNFMTLVFFGLFVYCTVQFFNTTATNELIKWGVGGLVFLFGVSMLKIFAWMQMDKNALLRELKRLELLITYASSK; encoded by the coding sequence ATGAAGAATAACACAGAAGAAATAGATAAATTGATAAAGGAAACCTTATCGCAAGAAGAAGCAAAGTTTTACGATGAATTAGAACAACAAACTATTTTTGAAATGATTGGCGGATTGTTTCAAGGAAAAAATAAATGGATCATGTTTCTAATGAACTTTATGACGTTGGTTTTCTTCGGATTGTTTGTGTATTGTACCGTTCAGTTTTTTAATACCACAGCTACAAACGAACTTATTAAATGGGGAGTTGGCGGATTGGTTTTCTTATTCGGAGTTAGCATGTTAAAGATTTTTGCTTGGATGCAAATGGATAAAAATGCACTACTTAGAGAGCTTAAACGATTGGAATTATTGATTACATACGCTTCTTCAAAATAA
- a CDS encoding YbaB/EbfC family nucleoid-associated protein → MQQKVEETKARLDHMLIDETSSNEKIHLTITANRELKAIRIDDSLLNDAEELEGYLIVTLNNAIKKASEINEQELANAAKSGMPTIPGMDLFKQLLCTYKQKITYCPV, encoded by the coding sequence GTGCAACAAAAAGTTGAAGAAACAAAAGCACGCTTAGATCATATGTTGATTGATGAAACCTCATCAAACGAAAAAATACACCTTACAATTACAGCTAATAGAGAACTAAAAGCGATTAGAATTGATGACAGTTTGCTAAATGATGCAGAAGAATTAGAAGGTTATTTAATTGTTACGCTGAATAACGCTATTAAAAAAGCATCCGAAATAAATGAACAAGAATTAGCCAATGCTGCTAAAAGCGGAATGCCAACTATTCCTGGAATGGATTTATTTAAACAACTTTTATGTACTTACAAACAGAAGATTACTTATTGCCCTGTTTAA
- a CDS encoding RNA polymerase sigma factor: protein MKDTTILSDCELVLEYQSGNRAALSGLVKKWHIPFCKLAYWYVKDADVAKDIVQESWVIIFKKLDTLKNPKQFKSWSISIVNRKAIDWIRANKRESNKLNTFYNEKDKSNTIDESEEQKTKLISILKIEMDVLPTNQKMIIKLFYTENYSLQQISEALKISVGTAKSRLFHAREKLKKSLKHKYHEE from the coding sequence ATGAAGGATACAACTATTTTGTCAGATTGTGAATTGGTATTGGAGTATCAATCAGGAAATAGAGCAGCACTTTCTGGTTTGGTTAAAAAATGGCATATTCCGTTTTGTAAACTTGCTTATTGGTATGTAAAAGATGCTGATGTTGCGAAAGATATAGTCCAAGAAAGTTGGGTGATTATTTTTAAAAAACTAGACACATTAAAAAACCCGAAGCAATTTAAAAGCTGGAGTATAAGCATTGTAAACAGAAAAGCAATTGATTGGATTAGAGCAAATAAAAGAGAAAGCAATAAACTGAACACCTTTTATAACGAAAAAGACAAAAGCAATACGATTGATGAATCAGAAGAACAAAAAACAAAATTAATATCCATTTTAAAAATTGAAATGGATGTATTGCCAACCAATCAAAAAATGATAATCAAATTATTTTACACAGAGAATTATTCGTTACAACAAATAAGTGAAGCATTAAAGATTTCAGTTGGTACCGCAAAATCGAGATTGTTTCACGCAAGAGAAAAATTAAAAAAATCATTAAAACATAAATATCATGAAGAATAA
- a CDS encoding four helix bundle protein, producing MKIYSFEKLIVWQESKNLIIEIYKITKGFPSNEKFGLISQLRRASVSIASNLAEGTSRKTTKDKAHFTTIAFSSAMEVLNQIIISKELNFVSEKDYILVREKLEKITNMLNGLRKTQLNP from the coding sequence ATGAAAATATATTCATTTGAAAAATTAATTGTCTGGCAAGAATCAAAAAACCTAATAATCGAGATATATAAAATCACAAAAGGTTTTCCGTCTAATGAAAAATTTGGATTAATTAGTCAATTAAGAAGAGCATCTGTATCTATTGCTTCAAATTTAGCAGAAGGTACATCGAGAAAAACAACGAAAGACAAAGCTCATTTTACAACAATTGCATTTAGTTCTGCAATGGAAGTGTTAAATCAAATCATAATTTCTAAAGAATTGAACTTTGTTTCTGAAAAAGATTATATTTTAGTCCGAGAAAAATTAGAAAAAATTACAAACATGCTAAATGGGTTAAGAAAAACGCAACTAAACCCATAA
- a CDS encoding DUF1835 domain-containing protein, producing the protein MKTSILHITNGDSTTNYLKKLNIQGDFITWREMLCEGKTNVHVGSEHFWKARFEFLKQSYKVTKKQFIDLTLKEYRNLCNQKSQEEIVLWFEYDLFCQINMIAVISWLKKYRKGRKISLVCSGKVKGSNKLLGLSELSAKQLKEHYKNKIELTIDDIAYADYVWQLYCSNDPIKLQNVYQYQQNTTFTYLIDSLLAHLQRFPSISNGLNKIENSVLDIAVNSKLNSQEELVSAILQQENQYGFGDLQYRKQVTDLKDYFSSFSPVKLNKTGVKVQQQILNTYANMRDDFSFLGGAKKYNFLYDNSTQKLLKITSL; encoded by the coding sequence ATGAAAACTTCAATTTTACACATCACCAATGGCGATAGCACTACCAATTATTTAAAAAAACTAAACATTCAGGGAGATTTTATTACGTGGAGAGAGATGTTATGTGAAGGAAAAACAAATGTCCACGTTGGTAGTGAACATTTTTGGAAAGCCAGATTCGAATTTCTAAAGCAATCATATAAAGTTACCAAAAAGCAATTTATAGATTTAACACTAAAAGAATATCGGAATTTATGTAATCAAAAATCACAAGAAGAAATTGTGTTGTGGTTCGAGTATGATTTGTTTTGTCAAATAAATATGATTGCTGTGATCAGCTGGTTAAAAAAATACAGAAAGGGAAGAAAAATCTCGTTGGTTTGTAGCGGGAAAGTTAAAGGAAGTAACAAATTACTTGGCTTGTCAGAATTATCTGCAAAGCAACTTAAAGAACATTATAAAAACAAAATAGAATTAACAATTGACGACATTGCATATGCAGATTATGTGTGGCAATTGTACTGTTCTAACGATCCAATAAAATTACAAAACGTTTATCAATATCAACAAAACACCACTTTTACTTATTTAATTGATAGCTTGTTAGCACATTTACAACGTTTTCCTTCAATTTCAAACGGACTCAATAAAATAGAGAATAGCGTTCTAGATATTGCTGTAAACTCTAAATTAAATTCGCAAGAGGAATTAGTCAGTGCAATTTTGCAACAAGAAAATCAATATGGTTTTGGCGATCTTCAATACAGAAAACAAGTAACCGATTTAAAAGATTATTTTTCGTCATTTTCTCCTGTAAAATTAAATAAAACTGGTGTAAAAGTGCAACAGCAAATATTAAATACCTACGCCAATATGCGAGATGATTTTTCGTTTTTAGGTGGCGCAAAAAAATACAATTTCTTATACGATAACTCCACTCAAAAGTTATTAAAAATTACCTCTTTATGA
- a CDS encoding DUF2752 domain-containing protein yields MYLQTEDYLLPCLNKKLFGVDCLGCGFQRAFLFLLKGDFAEAFKMYPAIYTLIILAVFALLHWKYTFKNGRKIILTLASINVLIIVISYFIKMNQLF; encoded by the coding sequence ATGTACTTACAAACAGAAGATTACTTATTGCCCTGTTTAAACAAAAAACTCTTTGGAGTTGATTGTTTAGGTTGTGGATTTCAGCGCGCATTTTTATTTTTACTAAAAGGCGATTTTGCAGAAGCTTTTAAAATGTATCCTGCAATTTATACCTTAATAATTCTTGCTGTTTTTGCTTTATTGCATTGGAAATACACGTTTAAAAACGGAAGAAAAATTATTCTTACTTTAGCTTCAATAAATGTTTTAATTATTGTGATTAGCTATTTTATAAAAATGAATCAACTCTTTTAA
- the rocD gene encoding ornithine--oxo-acid transaminase produces MAVLDQLTSQQAIDLENKYGAHNYHPLPVVLSKGEGVYVWDVEGKKYYDFLSAYSAVNQGHCHPKIVGAMVQQAQTLTLTSRAFYNDMLGKYEKFAAELFGFDKLLPMNTGAEAVETALKISRKWAYEVKGIAENEAEIIVCENNFHGRTTTIISFSNDPVARKNFGPYTDGFIKIEYDNLQALEETLNSSKNIAAFLVEPIQGEAGVYVPSEGYLTKAKALCTKHNVLFIADEVQTGIARTGKMLAVDHENVQPDILILGKALSGGAYPVSGVLANDTIMNVIQPGNHGSTFGGNPIAAAVAIAALEVVQEENLAENAEALGQIFRAELSEFAKECDLVLSVRGKGLLNAVLINDTEDSSTAWDICMKLRDNGLLAKPTHGNIIRFAPPLVMTEEQLMDCISIIKKTISEFKK; encoded by the coding sequence ATGGCTGTTTTAGACCAATTAACTTCGCAACAAGCGATCGATTTAGAAAACAAGTACGGAGCGCACAATTACCATCCACTTCCTGTGGTATTGAGTAAAGGAGAAGGCGTGTATGTTTGGGATGTAGAAGGTAAAAAGTATTATGATTTTTTATCAGCATATTCCGCAGTAAACCAAGGACATTGTCACCCAAAAATTGTTGGCGCAATGGTACAACAAGCGCAAACATTAACTTTAACTTCAAGAGCATTTTATAATGACATGCTTGGAAAGTACGAGAAATTTGCAGCAGAATTATTTGGTTTTGACAAATTATTACCAATGAATACTGGAGCAGAAGCTGTAGAAACAGCATTGAAAATCTCTAGAAAATGGGCGTATGAAGTAAAAGGAATTGCAGAAAATGAAGCAGAAATTATTGTGTGTGAAAACAATTTTCACGGAAGAACAACTACCATTATTTCTTTTTCAAATGATCCTGTAGCTCGCAAAAATTTTGGCCCATATACTGATGGATTTATCAAAATTGAATATGATAATTTACAAGCTTTAGAAGAAACGTTAAACTCAAGCAAAAATATTGCAGCATTTTTAGTAGAACCAATTCAAGGTGAAGCTGGCGTGTATGTTCCTTCTGAAGGATATTTAACAAAAGCAAAAGCCTTGTGTACAAAACACAATGTATTGTTTATTGCCGATGAAGTGCAAACAGGAATTGCAAGAACGGGTAAGATGTTAGCAGTAGATCACGAAAATGTGCAACCAGATATTTTAATTCTTGGAAAAGCACTTTCTGGCGGCGCGTATCCAGTTTCTGGTGTGTTGGCAAATGATACTATTATGAATGTGATACAACCAGGAAATCACGGTTCTACTTTTGGAGGAAATCCGATTGCTGCGGCGGTAGCAATTGCTGCTTTAGAGGTTGTACAAGAAGAAAATTTAGCAGAAAATGCTGAGGCTTTAGGACAGATTTTTAGAGCTGAATTGTCTGAATTTGCAAAAGAATGTGATTTGGTACTTTCTGTAAGGGGAAAAGGATTGTTAAATGCAGTGTTGATTAATGATACAGAAGATAGCTCAACCGCTTGGGATATTTGTATGAAACTAAGAGACAACGGATTGTTAGCTAAACCAACACATGGGAATATCATTCGTTTTGCGCCACCTTTGGTAATGACAGAAGAACAATTGATGGATTGTATTTCTATTATTAAAAAAACAATATCAGAATTTAAAAAATAA
- a CDS encoding DUF6048 family protein, with the protein MFKYFISFCLILTSLSNFAQEKEVNDSISTKTAYGLRLGIDISKPIMGMIDSNSSGLEFVADYRISKNWYIATEFGTQEEITVEDYTNSTSKGSFYKIGVNYNAYENWLDMNNEIFVGFRYATSAFEQTLNSYNSNTGSDYFAGNTISTPVTTKGLNAHWTEFVMGIKVETFKNLFLGFSFSYKIMLNLKHPTNFKTLYVPGFNRVFETETGFGFNYTISYTIPFINK; encoded by the coding sequence ATGTTCAAATATTTCATTAGTTTTTGTTTGATACTTACTTCGCTAAGTAACTTTGCTCAAGAAAAAGAAGTCAACGATTCTATTTCTACTAAAACCGCTTATGGTTTGCGTTTAGGAATTGACATCAGCAAACCAATTATGGGAATGATTGATTCAAATTCTAGTGGATTAGAATTTGTTGCAGATTATAGAATTTCTAAAAATTGGTACATCGCAACTGAATTTGGAACTCAAGAAGAAATTACGGTTGAAGATTACACAAATTCAACCTCAAAAGGTTCGTTTTATAAAATCGGTGTCAATTACAATGCCTATGAAAATTGGCTAGACATGAACAACGAAATCTTTGTGGGATTTAGATATGCAACAAGTGCTTTTGAGCAAACCTTAAACAGTTATAATTCAAATACCGGAAGTGATTATTTTGCTGGAAATACAATTTCAACACCAGTAACCACAAAAGGTTTAAATGCGCATTGGACAGAGTTTGTTATGGGAATTAAAGTAGAAACCTTTAAAAATCTATTTTTAGGGTTTAGTTTTTCGTATAAAATTATGCTGAACCTAAAACACCCAACAAATTTCAAAACACTCTATGTTCCAGGCTTTAACAGAGTTTTTGAAACAGAAACCGGCTTTGGTTTTAATTACACCATTTCTTATACAATTCCATTTATTAACAAGTAA
- a CDS encoding translation initiation factor, producing MDLKDQLKNLFPEHVEVPEKVEEKSTIWLQNEPIICKYEKRKGKPITILEGYTGATSDFKMLAKEIKTKFSVGGSFKDDKIIIQGDFRDRIMTLLKEKGFNVKRVGG from the coding sequence ATGGATTTAAAAGATCAACTAAAAAACCTATTTCCAGAGCACGTAGAAGTTCCTGAAAAAGTTGAAGAAAAATCAACTATTTGGTTACAAAACGAACCAATAATTTGCAAATATGAAAAACGAAAAGGAAAACCAATCACTATTTTAGAAGGCTATACAGGAGCAACATCAGACTTTAAAATGTTAGCCAAAGAAATTAAAACCAAATTTTCTGTTGGCGGAAGTTTTAAAGATGATAAAATTATTATTCAGGGTGATTTTAGAGACCGAATAATGACCCTGCTAAAAGAAAAAGGATTTAATGTAAAACGCGTTGGTGGTTAA
- a CDS encoding CCC motif membrane protein — translation MEKQKLPNSTTVLVLGIISIITCCCYGIIGLILGIIALVLANSAKKIYLETPENYTGYSNVTTGKILSIIGIILNLIYLGFIVYILTVIGWEALQDPTLLQEKMLEF, via the coding sequence ATGGAAAAACAAAAATTACCAAACTCAACAACAGTCTTAGTATTAGGAATTATCTCAATAATAACCTGCTGTTGCTATGGAATTATAGGGTTAATTCTAGGAATTATCGCGTTAGTTTTAGCAAATAGCGCAAAGAAAATTTACTTAGAAACTCCAGAAAACTACACCGGATATTCTAATGTTACCACAGGTAAAATACTTAGTATTATCGGTATTATTTTAAATCTTATTTACTTAGGGTTTATCGTTTATATTCTTACTGTTATTGGTTGGGAAGCACTGCAAGACCCTACTTTATTACAAGAAAAAATGTTAGAATTTTAA
- a CDS encoding isopenicillin N synthase family dioxygenase: protein MNNIPSVNLSDFLSDDPKKKQQFIKEIGHAYENIGFVALKGHFLDDKLVADLYAEIKNFFDLSEDVKESYEIPGIGGQRGYVSFGKESAKGKKEGDLKEFWHFGQYVDRDSKYAEEYPANVAVKELPKFNEVGKQAYQMLEKTAKFVLRSLALHLELEETYFDKYIKNGNSILRPIHYPPIKTEPKGAERAAAHGDINLITLLMGAQGKGLQVQNHNGDWIDAIAEPDELMINVGDMLSRHSNNKLKSTIHRVTNPPKELWGTSRYSIPFFMHPISDMKLDVLESCIDAENPKQFENITAGEFLDERLRELGLKK, encoded by the coding sequence ATGAATAACATACCTAGTGTTAATTTGTCCGATTTTTTATCGGATGATCCTAAGAAAAAACAACAGTTTATAAAAGAAATTGGACATGCTTACGAAAACATTGGTTTTGTTGCATTAAAAGGTCATTTTTTAGACGATAAATTAGTAGCTGATTTGTACGCTGAAATTAAAAATTTCTTTGATTTATCGGAAGATGTAAAAGAATCGTATGAAATACCAGGAATTGGCGGACAACGAGGTTATGTTTCTTTTGGAAAAGAATCTGCTAAAGGTAAAAAAGAAGGAGATTTAAAAGAGTTTTGGCATTTTGGTCAATATGTAGATAGAGACTCAAAATATGCGGAAGAATATCCAGCAAATGTTGCTGTAAAAGAGTTGCCAAAATTCAATGAAGTTGGTAAACAAGCCTATCAAATGTTAGAAAAAACAGCCAAATTTGTGCTGCGTTCTTTAGCGTTACATTTAGAACTGGAAGAAACTTATTTTGATAAGTACATCAAAAACGGAAATAGTATTTTACGTCCAATTCATTATCCACCAATAAAAACAGAGCCAAAAGGTGCAGAAAGAGCTGCAGCTCATGGCGATATTAATTTGATTACCTTATTAATGGGTGCACAAGGAAAAGGATTGCAAGTACAAAATCACAACGGAGATTGGATTGACGCAATTGCTGAACCAGATGAGTTGATGATTAATGTTGGAGATATGTTGTCGCGTCATTCTAACAACAAACTAAAATCTACCATTCATAGAGTGACAAATCCGCCAAAAGAACTTTGGGGAACATCGCGTTATTCGATTCCGTTTTTTATGCATCCAATTAGCGATATGAAGTTAGACGTGTTAGAAAGTTGTATTGATGCTGAAAACCCAAAACAGTTTGAGAATATTACAGCTGGTGAGTTTTTAGATGAGCGTTTAAGAGAATTAGGACTTAAAAAATAA